Proteins found in one Plasmodium gaboni strain SY75 chromosome 13, whole genome shotgun sequence genomic segment:
- a CDS encoding hypothetical protein (conserved Plasmodium protein, unknown function) → MEDEILKALTNREIKKTILDKAKNIISQRKTNIIEKKKNTFANEENIITPLALCDKKENVGNINVAFFNLQDFCLKYSNTCKINDLNYENIEYELIISFISTFNNELKYQLKSHNMNKKGHKEENDIIHNMVKIFMDKLIYYCTNPIIFLMQKNDSNSLFDKEIKNHINIFIKQVEQNSDTNILINNCINELLGKIFYFIPDPNDMASWVSRQALVDLLKIIIDENENRNELCIVYASDLIEKNYENLDFFQVDNVTVLIEIIQYAIIYLVEKKYEVKSFPIGNEEWFEHFKRLLISLKSCKWKIFLNQLIVIETFLYDKKREHLKKSFNELYKHQIELSSIKGNAYSKWFKIEMPLSVSLFK, encoded by the exons ATGGAAGATGAAATTTTAAAGGCTTTAACTAATAgagaaataaaaaag ACAATATTAGATAAAGctaaaaatattatatctcAAAGgaaaacaaatataattgaaaaaaaaaaaaacaccTTTGCAAATGAAgagaatataataacacCACTTGCCTTATGtgataaaaaagaaaatgtaGGAAATATAAACGTGGCGTTTTTTAATCTACAAGATTTTTGCCttaaatattcaaataCG TGCAAAATAAATGATCTgaattatgaaaatattgaatacgaattaattatatcttttataaGCACCTTTAACAATG aACTGAAATATCAATTAAAATCACATAATATGAATAAGAAAGGAcataaagaagaaaatgatattatCCATAATATGgtcaaaatatttatggATAAGCttatttattattgtaCAAATcctattatttttttaatgcAAAAAAATGATAGTAATAGCTTATTTgataaagaaattaaaaaccatattaatatatttatta AACAAGTAGAACAAAACAGTgatacaaatatattaattaataattgtataaatgaattattagGAAAAATTTTCTATTTCATACCAGATC CTAATGATATGGCTAGCTGGGTTTCCAGGCAAGCTCTTGTCGATCTGCTAAAAATTATAATCGACGAGAATGAAAACAGGAATGAACTAT GTATTGTATATGCATCCGAtttaatagaaaaaaattacgAGAACTTGGATTTCTTCCAAGTTGATAATGTTACTGTTCTAATTGAAATAATTCAATATGCGATTATTTATTTAGTAGAAAAGAAATATGAAGTG AAAAGTTTTCCGATTGGAAATGAAGAATGGTTTGAGCACTTTAAAAGACTA CTAATATCATTAAAGAGTTGCAAATggaaaatttttttaaaccAGCTAATTGTTATAGAAACTTTTCtttatgataaaaaaagaGAACATCTAAAAAAATCGTTTAACGAGTTATATAAACATCAAATAGAGCTTTCCTCAATTAAAGGAAATGCATATTCAAAATGGTTTAAAATTGAAATGCCCTTATCAGTTAGtttattcaaataa